A region from the Pelodiscus sinensis isolate JC-2024 chromosome 11, ASM4963464v1, whole genome shotgun sequence genome encodes:
- the LOC142830895 gene encoding uncharacterized protein LOC142830895: MLGVYYRPPSQVEEVDEAFFKQLTKLSKAQDLVVMGDFNYPDICWETNTAGHRLSNKFLDCIGDNFLFQKVEKATRGEAVLDLVLTNREELVENLKDSIGDSDHEIIEFMILRKGRRETSTIEVMDFRKADFDKLRELVGKVPWEARLKGKTTEESWKYFKGTLLRAQKQTIPLCRKDRKYGKRPAWLNKEILHDLKIKKESYKTWKLGQITKDEYRQATRECRGKIRKAKAQNEIKLATGIKGNKKTFYKYIKSKRKTKDRVGLLLSEEGEAVTGNLEMAEMLNDFFVSVFTEKSGGVPNVVNTGRERVSLEDRIHKEQVKNHLGKLDVTRS, from the coding sequence atgctaggagtctactacaggccacctagccaggtggaagaggtggatgaggccttttttaaacaattaacaaaactatccaaagcccaagatttggtggtgatgggggacttcaactatccagacatatgttgggaaactaacacagcggggcacaggctatccaataagtttctggactgcattggagacaactttctgtttcagaaggttgaaaaagctaccagaggagaagctgttctggatttggttttaacaaatagggaggaactagttgagaacttgaaagacagtataggggacagtgatcatgaaataatagagttcatgatcttaaggaaaggtagaagggagaccagcacaattgaggtaatggatttcaggaaggcagattttgataagctcagagaacttgtaggtaaggtcccatgggaagcaagactgaagggaaaaacaactgaggagagttggaagtatttcaaagggacgttgttaagggcccaaaagcaaacaattccactgtgtaggaaagatagaaaatatggcaaaagaccagcttggcttaacaaggagatcttgcacgatctcaaaataaaaaaggagtcatataaaacatggaaactaggacaaataacaaaggatgaatataggcaagcaacacgggaatgcaggggcaagattagaaaggcaaaggcacaaaatgagatcaaactagctacaggcataaagggaaacaagaagaccttttataaatacattaaaagcaagaggaagaccaaggacagggtaggcctactgcttagtgaggagggagaagcagtaacaggaaacttggaaatggcagagatgctcaatgacttctttgtttcggtcttcaccgagaagtctggaggtgtgcctaacgtagtgaatacaggcagagagagggtaagtttagaagataggatacacaaagaacaagttaaaaatcacttaggaaagttagatgtcaccaggtcctga